One window of Lawsonibacter asaccharolyticus genomic DNA carries:
- a CDS encoding phosphoserine aminotransferase, producing the protein MSDQRVYNFSAGPSMLPLSVLERAGAEITNYHGSGMSVMEMSHRSKVFIQIFEETQAKLRRLMKVPDNYKILFLQTGATGQFSMIPLNLIGKTGRADYAVTGNFSNLAYKEAQKYGQISLAASSEDRNHTYIPSQDQLKLDPEASYFYYCANNTVYGTEWQYVPETGSVPLVCDMSSDILSRPVDVSKFGIIYAGAQKNMAPAGLTVVIIREDLAGHELPYTPVMMSYKAMIDKDSMYNTPPCWCIYMLGLTLDWLDEQGGIEGMEQIKHGKAQMLYDCIDSSKLFTCAAEKPFRSDMNVTFRSASEELDAKFVKEAAEAGFVNLKGHRKVGGMRASIYNAVPVEGVEKLCDFIRAFDKAN; encoded by the coding sequence ATGAGCGACCAGCGTGTTTACAACTTCTCCGCAGGACCTTCCATGCTTCCCCTGTCCGTCCTTGAGCGTGCCGGGGCCGAGATCACCAACTACCATGGATCAGGAATGTCTGTGATGGAGATGAGTCACCGCTCAAAGGTGTTCATTCAAATCTTTGAGGAGACCCAGGCCAAGCTCCGCCGCCTGATGAAGGTGCCGGACAACTATAAGATCCTGTTTCTCCAGACCGGCGCCACCGGCCAGTTCTCCATGATCCCCCTGAACCTGATCGGCAAGACGGGCAGGGCGGACTACGCCGTCACCGGCAACTTCTCCAACCTGGCCTACAAGGAGGCCCAGAAGTACGGCCAGATCAGCCTGGCCGCCTCCTCCGAGGACCGCAACCACACCTATATCCCCAGCCAGGACCAGCTGAAGCTGGACCCGGAGGCCAGCTACTTCTATTACTGCGCCAACAACACCGTCTACGGTACCGAGTGGCAGTATGTCCCCGAAACCGGCAGCGTCCCCCTGGTGTGCGACATGTCCTCTGACATCCTCTCCCGCCCCGTGGACGTCTCCAAGTTCGGCATCATCTACGCCGGCGCCCAGAAGAACATGGCCCCCGCCGGCCTGACCGTGGTCATCATCCGGGAGGATCTGGCCGGCCACGAGCTGCCCTACACCCCCGTGATGATGAGCTACAAGGCCATGATCGACAAGGACTCCATGTACAACACCCCGCCCTGCTGGTGCATCTACATGCTGGGCCTGACCCTGGACTGGCTGGACGAACAGGGGGGCATCGAGGGCATGGAGCAGATCAAGCACGGTAAAGCCCAGATGCTCTACGACTGCATCGACAGCTCCAAGCTGTTCACCTGCGCCGCCGAGAAGCCCTTCCGCTCCGATATGAACGTCACTTTCCGCTCCGCCAGTGAGGAGCTGGACGCCAAGTTCGTCAAGGAGGCGGCCGAAGCCGGCTTCGTCAATCTGAAGGGGCACCGCAAAGTGGGCGGCATGCGGGCCTCCATCTACAACGCCGTCCCTGTGGAAGGCGTGGAGAAGCTCTGTGACTTCATCCGGGCCTTCGATAAGGCCAACTGA
- a CDS encoding D-3-phosphoglycerate dehydrogenase produces the protein MYRIKTMNKIASAGLDQLDKSRFQVGEDVENEDGILVRSAKMHDYVFPDALRAIARAGAGTNNIPIDRCSESGIVVFNTPGANANAVKELVIAALLIASRDIVGGVDWVQEQAHTPNVDVAAAVEKGKSAFVGPELYRKTLGVIGLGAIGALVCNIGLDLGMDVYGYDPYLSVDAALRLDRHVHVVKDVNELYKVSDYVTIHVPYTSSTKDFINGDAIAKMKGGVRILNLARGELVCDQDMIAALETGRVAKYVTDFPNDTIATVKNVIAMPHLGASTPESEENCAVMAARQLQDYLVNGNIRNSVNLPNLEQEWSGISRLCLIHKNVPAMLTNIMSTLSNDGINVENMTNKSKKDYAYTIVDVNTRITDQVANELRAIPGVIRVRVLNH, from the coding sequence ATGTACCGCATCAAAACCATGAACAAGATCGCATCCGCCGGCCTGGATCAGCTGGACAAGAGCCGCTTCCAGGTGGGTGAGGATGTGGAGAACGAGGACGGCATCCTGGTGCGCAGCGCCAAGATGCACGACTACGTCTTCCCGGATGCCCTGCGTGCCATCGCCCGGGCGGGCGCCGGCACCAACAACATTCCCATCGACCGCTGCTCCGAGTCCGGCATTGTGGTCTTCAATACCCCCGGTGCCAATGCCAACGCAGTAAAGGAGCTGGTCATCGCCGCCCTGCTCATCGCCTCCCGGGACATCGTCGGGGGCGTGGACTGGGTCCAGGAACAGGCTCACACTCCAAATGTGGATGTAGCCGCCGCCGTGGAGAAAGGCAAATCCGCCTTTGTGGGCCCTGAGCTCTACCGTAAGACCCTGGGTGTCATCGGCCTGGGTGCCATCGGCGCCCTGGTGTGCAACATCGGCCTGGACCTGGGGATGGACGTGTACGGCTACGACCCCTACCTGTCTGTGGACGCCGCCCTGCGGCTGGACCGCCATGTCCATGTGGTCAAGGACGTGAACGAGCTGTACAAGGTGTCTGACTATGTCACCATCCACGTCCCCTACACCAGTTCCACCAAGGACTTCATCAACGGGGACGCCATCGCCAAGATGAAAGGCGGTGTCCGCATTCTGAATCTGGCCCGGGGCGAGCTGGTGTGCGACCAGGACATGATCGCCGCCCTGGAGACCGGCCGGGTGGCCAAGTATGTCACCGATTTCCCCAACGACACCATCGCCACGGTGAAGAACGTCATCGCCATGCCCCATCTGGGCGCCTCCACCCCGGAGAGCGAGGAGAACTGCGCCGTCATGGCCGCCCGTCAGCTCCAGGATTACCTGGTCAACGGCAACATCCGCAACTCGGTGAACCTGCCCAATCTGGAGCAGGAGTGGAGCGGCATCTCCCGCCTCTGCCTCATCCACAAGAACGTGCCCGCCATGCTCACCAACATCATGTCCACCCTGTCCAACGACGGGATCAACGTGGAGAACATGACCAACAAATCCAAAAAGGACTACGCCTACACCATCGTGGACGTGAACACCCGCATCACCGACCAGGTAGCCAACGAGCTGCGCGCCATCCCCGGCGTGATCCGGGTGCGGGTACTGAACCACTGA
- a CDS encoding biotin synthase, with the protein MKKLAVEIISGRRLNRRDDLAVFLTADLEELRAGADQIRQALCGDRADLCTIINGRSGRCSEDCKFCAQSCHYGTQVEEYPFLPLEKIVAECRRNEAGGVHRFSIVTAGRSLKGMELEQALEAYARLHRESGLKLCASHGLQTEEEFRRMKEAGVERCHANLETSRRYFPQMCTTHTYEDKVTNIQRARAAGLEVCSGGILGMGESWEDRLDLAVSLAELEISSIPLNLLRPIPGTPYEGMEPISNEDVLRTVAFFRYINPTAWIRMAAGRGQFPDGGAELFRSGANAAITGDMLTTTGTSMAGDRAMLLGLGYQV; encoded by the coding sequence GTGAAAAAGCTGGCAGTGGAGATCATCTCGGGCAGAAGGCTGAACCGCCGGGACGACCTGGCCGTCTTCCTGACGGCGGACCTGGAGGAGCTGCGGGCGGGAGCGGACCAGATCCGGCAGGCCCTGTGCGGGGACCGGGCGGACCTGTGCACCATCATCAACGGCCGGAGCGGCCGGTGCAGCGAGGACTGCAAGTTCTGCGCCCAGTCCTGCCACTACGGCACCCAGGTGGAGGAGTATCCCTTCCTCCCCCTGGAGAAGATCGTGGCGGAGTGCAGACGGAACGAGGCGGGGGGCGTCCACCGCTTCTCTATCGTCACCGCCGGGCGCAGCCTGAAGGGGATGGAGCTGGAGCAGGCCCTGGAGGCCTACGCCCGGCTGCATCGGGAGAGCGGGCTGAAGCTGTGCGCCTCCCACGGCCTCCAGACCGAGGAGGAGTTCCGGCGCATGAAGGAGGCGGGGGTGGAGCGCTGCCACGCCAATCTGGAGACCTCCCGGCGATACTTTCCACAGATGTGCACCACACACACCTATGAGGACAAGGTGACCAACATCCAACGGGCCCGGGCGGCGGGGCTGGAGGTGTGCTCCGGCGGCATACTGGGCATGGGAGAGAGCTGGGAGGACCGCCTGGACCTGGCGGTCAGCCTGGCAGAGCTGGAGATCAGCTCCATCCCGCTGAACCTCCTGCGGCCCATCCCGGGCACGCCCTACGAGGGGATGGAGCCCATTTCCAACGAGGACGTGCTGCGCACCGTGGCTTTTTTCCGGTACATCAACCCCACCGCATGGATCAGGATGGCGGCGGGCCGGGGGCAGTTCCCGGACGGCGGAGCGGAGCTGTTCCGCTCTGGGGCCAACGCGGCCATCACCGGGGACATGCTCACCACCACCGGGACCAGCATGGCGGGGGACCGGGCCATGCTGCTGGGACTGGGCTACCAGGTATGA
- a CDS encoding pro-sigmaK processing inhibitor BofA has translation MTGSLAGAWGVAVMVALAALLLLHRPLGRLLRLAVRSSMGLAALALLNQIGLGLGVNLVNALILGVLGVPGLGLLLMLQWVLRT, from the coding sequence ATGACCGGCTCCCTGGCCGGGGCCTGGGGCGTGGCAGTTATGGTGGCGCTGGCCGCCCTGCTCCTGCTCCACCGCCCGCTGGGCAGGCTGCTCCGGCTGGCGGTGCGCTCCTCTATGGGGCTGGCAGCGCTGGCCCTGCTGAACCAGATCGGACTGGGGCTGGGGGTGAACCTAGTCAACGCCCTGATCCTGGGTGTGCTGGGTGTCCCTGGCCTGGGCCTGCTCCTGATGCTCCAGTGGGTCCTGCGGACCTGA
- a CDS encoding prephenate dehydrogenase, protein MSRQIAVIGLGLIGGSIAMGLKEFEDFKRVGVDVSQPTLRYALEQGIVDQVCEDPREALAQADLVFLCMHPRGIQEFLSEHRDHFRPGSLVTDVCGVKGAIVDAARTLPSSVSFLGGHPMAGTEFSGIQHALPNMFQGAHYILTPDEGTQPEHLALMERVARHLGCADVVRTTPEQHDAIIAYTSQMMHIIAVSVCDDPSLFAYQGFEGDSFRGCTRVAALDVPLWTQLFSLNAPALTQALETLEDNLRLYRQVIQSGDTRQLADKLAFSAARKRKMNQLEAERGATGRGA, encoded by the coding sequence ATGAGCAGACAGATCGCGGTCATCGGCCTGGGCCTGATCGGCGGCTCCATCGCTATGGGGCTGAAAGAGTTTGAAGATTTTAAGCGGGTGGGGGTGGACGTAAGCCAGCCCACCCTTCGCTACGCCCTGGAGCAGGGAATTGTGGATCAGGTCTGCGAGGACCCCCGGGAGGCCCTGGCCCAGGCGGATCTGGTGTTCCTCTGCATGCATCCCCGGGGCATCCAGGAGTTCCTCTCTGAGCATCGGGACCACTTCCGCCCCGGCAGCCTGGTCACTGATGTATGCGGCGTGAAGGGCGCCATCGTGGATGCCGCCCGGACCCTGCCCTCCAGTGTATCCTTTCTAGGAGGGCACCCCATGGCAGGCACTGAATTTTCCGGCATTCAGCACGCCCTGCCCAACATGTTCCAGGGGGCCCACTACATCCTCACCCCGGACGAGGGGACCCAGCCGGAGCATCTTGCGCTGATGGAGCGGGTGGCCAGGCACCTGGGCTGTGCCGATGTGGTGCGCACCACCCCGGAGCAGCACGATGCCATCATCGCCTATACCAGCCAGATGATGCACATCATCGCCGTCTCGGTGTGCGACGACCCCAGCCTGTTCGCCTACCAGGGCTTCGAGGGGGACTCCTTCCGGGGCTGCACCCGGGTGGCCGCCCTGGACGTCCCCCTGTGGACCCAGCTCTTCTCCCTGAACGCTCCCGCCCTGACCCAGGCGCTGGAGACGTTGGAGGACAACCTTCGCCTCTACCGCCAGGTCATCCAGTCCGGGGACACCCGTCAGCTGGCGGACAAGCTGGCCTTCTCCGCCGCCCGGAAGCGGAAGATGAACCAGCTGGAGGCAGAACGGGGGGCCACCGGCCGGGGCGCATGA
- a CDS encoding 4Fe-4S ferredoxin iron-sulfur binding protein: protein MLQGKVYGVYFSPTGGTRAYVTALAGLLSCEAEEIDLTAREERARDHVFGPEDLVILGAPVYAGRLPQLEGGIFERLRGDGTPAVFNVSYGNRAFEDALLEEQDICQAHGFHGIAAGAWIAPHTFSGRIGAGRPDGADLEKVREFAAGVRALLERPDWRTCRLTVPGDRPYRPARRVEVHPAGDESCTRCMACVSRCPAGAIPPESPRSTDTGRCISCLACVKSCPAGARAVAGPAFPKMVEGLEGRLLSPRREPELYYGR from the coding sequence ATGCTGCAGGGAAAGGTATATGGGGTGTATTTCAGCCCAACAGGGGGGACGAGAGCTTATGTTACGGCGCTGGCCGGGTTGCTCTCCTGCGAGGCGGAGGAGATCGATCTGACGGCGCGGGAGGAGCGGGCGCGGGACCATGTCTTTGGCCCGGAGGATCTGGTGATCCTGGGGGCGCCGGTCTATGCGGGGCGGCTGCCCCAGCTGGAGGGCGGGATCTTTGAACGCCTGCGGGGGGACGGGACCCCGGCGGTCTTTAATGTGAGCTACGGCAACAGAGCTTTTGAGGACGCCCTGCTGGAGGAGCAGGACATCTGTCAGGCCCATGGATTCCACGGGATCGCGGCGGGGGCCTGGATCGCCCCTCACACCTTCTCCGGCCGCATCGGGGCCGGACGGCCGGATGGGGCGGACCTGGAAAAGGTGCGGGAATTTGCCGCGGGGGTCCGGGCGCTGCTGGAGCGGCCGGACTGGAGGACCTGCCGGCTCACGGTGCCGGGGGACCGGCCCTACCGGCCGGCCAGGCGGGTGGAGGTGCACCCCGCGGGGGACGAGAGCTGCACCCGATGCATGGCGTGTGTGTCCCGGTGCCCGGCGGGAGCCATCCCTCCGGAATCCCCCCGGAGCACTGACACGGGCCGCTGCATCTCCTGTCTGGCCTGTGTGAAAAGCTGTCCGGCGGGGGCGCGGGCGGTGGCCGGTCCGGCTTTTCCCAAGATGGTGGAGGGGCTGGAGGGGCGGCTGCTGTCCCCCCGCCGGGAACCGGAGCTGTATTACGGAAGGTGA